A genomic region of Torulaspora delbrueckii CBS 1146 chromosome 7, complete genome contains the following coding sequences:
- the TDEL0G01270 gene encoding uncharacterized protein yields the protein MNHAMFLRNIFFLLALIVNIAKSYSIRYVPQHAPNNVTEAFLNCLEDSLGHLDFNVTTGPIGRINMMPSTRRNFTPEERQAILHCINLASAHLHFESQSAVYEDEFTLRSTDISCLRTFFDYRLQIIEGTRQTSIGNFMGLDIDLAINGYSLNCDGHFYSIGHSYVTFFTPKGDTQIKYYA from the coding sequence ATGAACCACGCCATGTTCCTGCGCAACATATTTTTTCTATTAGCACTAATCGTTAATATAGCTAAGTCTTACAGCATCAGGTATGTACCGCAGCATGCACCTAATAACGTCACGGAAGCATTTCTAAATTGTCTGGAAGACAGCTTAGGGCACTTAGATTTTAATGTAACGACTGGACCAATCGGAAGGATAAATATGATGCCTTCTACTAGACGAAACTTTACACCAGAAGAGAGGCAGGCAATACTCCACTGTATAAACCTCGCCTCTGCACATCTACATTTTGAATCCCAGTCAGCAGTCtatgaagatgagtttACGTTACGTTCCACCGATATAAGTTGCTTGCGTACATTTTTCGATTACAGGTTACAAATAATAGAGGGAACTAGACAGACCTCAATAGGCAATTTCATGGGCCTTGATATAGACCTTGCGATCAATGGCTATAGCCTTAACTGTGATGGTCATTTCTACTCCATTGGCCATTCATATGTGACCTTCTTCACACCGAAGGGGGATACACAGATTAAGTATTACGCATAG